A stretch of Allostreptomyces psammosilenae DNA encodes these proteins:
- a CDS encoding alkaline phosphatase family protein, translated as MTGRPLLSAPRPTPPHLLSAPVPAYGTASLCDVLPAAVHGFDLPAGPGDAWPSTGLRLPAADRVCVFLVDGLGWEQLRAHPAEAPFLTSLLDTSLAGSGQPITAGFPATTATSLASVGTGLPPGEHGLVGYTVAAPGARGGRRELMNQLRWQPWREPAHWQPHPTVFRLLERAGVTTGQVSLPMFAHTPLTQVALSGGTFLGRESGEERMDTAAALLAGADRALVYTYYSDLDRAGHQHGVDSDEWRGQLMRVDTLARRLAERLPPRSALYVTADHGMIDVPEEGRIDFDEDWELRAGVELLGGEGRARHVYAVPGAAADVLAVWSEVLGEEMWVASREEAVEAGWFGPRVADRVRGRIGDVVAAARADVAVVASRAEPGETSMVGLHGSMTPTEQLVPLLQVLT; from the coding sequence CTGACCGGCCGGCCGCTGCTGTCGGCCCCGCGCCCCACCCCGCCCCACCTGCTGTCCGCCCCCGTGCCGGCCTACGGGACGGCGTCGCTGTGCGACGTGCTGCCGGCCGCGGTGCACGGCTTCGACCTCCCGGCCGGCCCCGGCGACGCCTGGCCGTCCACCGGGCTGCGGCTGCCGGCGGCCGACCGGGTCTGCGTGTTCCTGGTGGACGGCCTCGGCTGGGAGCAGCTGCGGGCCCACCCCGCGGAGGCGCCGTTCCTGACCTCCCTGCTGGACACCTCGCTGGCCGGTTCCGGCCAGCCGATCACCGCGGGCTTCCCGGCGACCACGGCGACCTCGCTGGCGTCGGTCGGCACCGGACTGCCGCCGGGTGAGCACGGCCTGGTGGGGTACACGGTGGCGGCGCCCGGGGCCCGGGGGGGCCGGCGGGAGCTGATGAACCAGCTGCGCTGGCAGCCGTGGCGGGAGCCGGCGCACTGGCAGCCGCACCCGACGGTGTTCCGGCTGCTGGAGCGGGCCGGGGTCACCACCGGGCAGGTCTCCCTGCCGATGTTCGCGCACACCCCGCTGACCCAGGTCGCGCTGAGTGGCGGAACGTTCCTGGGGCGCGAGTCCGGCGAGGAGCGGATGGACACGGCGGCCGCGCTGCTGGCCGGGGCGGACCGCGCGCTGGTGTACACGTACTACAGCGACCTGGACCGGGCCGGGCACCAGCACGGCGTGGACTCCGACGAGTGGCGGGGGCAGCTGATGCGGGTGGACACCCTCGCCCGGCGGCTGGCCGAGCGGCTCCCGCCGCGCTCGGCGCTGTACGTCACCGCCGACCACGGCATGATCGACGTGCCCGAGGAGGGCCGGATCGACTTCGACGAGGACTGGGAGCTGCGCGCCGGGGTGGAGCTGCTCGGCGGGGAGGGCCGGGCCCGCCACGTGTACGCGGTGCCGGGGGCGGCCGCGGACGTGCTCGCGGTGTGGAGCGAGGTGCTCGGCGAGGAGATGTGGGTGGCCAGCCGGGAGGAGGCCGTCGAGGCCGGCTGGTTCGGGCCGCGGGTGGCGGACCGGGTGCGCGGGCGGATCGGTGACGTGGTGGCCGCCGCCCGGGCGGACGTCGCCGTGGTGGCCTCCCGCGCCGAACCGGGGGAGACCTCCATGGTGGGCCTGCACGGTTCGATGACGCCCACCGAACAGCTGGTCCCGCTGCTGCAGGTACTCACCTGA
- a CDS encoding GNAT family N-acetyltransferase, with amino-acid sequence MGSGEPGGPRGAGAGAEAPDDHGLPYPAHWEADVLLRDGGAAHVRPIRPDDAGRLVDFYAAVSDESKYYRFFAPYPRLSSADVHRFTHHDYVDRVGLAATVGGEFIATVRYDRLPPAEAGGRTDVAEVAFLVQDAHQGRGVASALLEHIAAAARERGVRRFIAEVLPGNRRMTKVFTDAGYTQRRSFVDGSYHLELDLEPTEALRRVMRDREHHAEALSVQRLLHPSSVAVVAGARPGGPGTGLGRLLAGNLVAAGFAGPVHLVGPGESTATLAEVPGRIDLAVLAVPLDAARPLVVECGAKGVQGIVLPLRPQESGGGPAAGDAAAGPGGAAGAAGGGGAVAPGRQARQRALQRDLVRLARSHGMRVLGPDAFGLVNTDPAVRLNATPARGLPAPGGVGLFTQSAGIGAALLDAATRRGVGLSTFASVGNRVDVSGNDLLQYWAEDPATRVVAMYLESFGNPRKFTRLARRISRTKPVVVVKGARHLGSVPAGHAVPARPVPEETVTALFRQAGVVRVDTLTQLLDTVALLVSQPLPDGDRVAIVGNSGALGLIARDACLSAGLRPLPPVELPTAADPDVVRAAVARALEDPAVDAVLAVVAPPYGWDGGATGEPDGDHRRGGGVPGPAPAPDQRIPDHRDGGHRDPDRPDPDPAGALLRAVRGARADAPGGARRPLLVARAWTTGPREAPAPGEAPAPGEGGAALAPVFPAPERAVQALAEAVRHAAWRREAERPGQVPRLDGVDEPAARALVRSVLAGLGPAPAPDQPVRPHRVDDTIAAGLLAAYGIEPGGPPRPDAARPGGGPEGRPADAAAPGRVDLRVAATVDPVAGEVLSLGLSGPLGTLLGDVGHRLLPATERDVAALVRSVRAAPLLFGEVGGPPLDVPALSDLLLRLARLMEDLPEVTAVELDPVRVARRGVTVGGVVVRVAPPPARADLGPRTLPLF; translated from the coding sequence GTGGGAAGCGGTGAGCCAGGCGGACCTCGCGGCGCCGGTGCCGGCGCCGAGGCCCCGGACGACCACGGACTGCCCTACCCGGCGCACTGGGAGGCGGACGTGCTGCTCCGCGACGGCGGGGCGGCGCACGTGCGCCCGATCCGGCCCGACGACGCCGGCCGCCTGGTGGACTTCTACGCCGCCGTCTCCGACGAGTCCAAGTACTACCGGTTCTTCGCGCCCTACCCCCGGCTGTCCAGCGCCGACGTGCACCGCTTCACCCACCACGACTACGTGGACCGGGTCGGCCTGGCCGCGACGGTGGGCGGCGAGTTCATCGCCACCGTGCGCTACGACCGGCTGCCGCCGGCCGAGGCCGGCGGGCGCACCGACGTCGCCGAGGTGGCCTTCCTGGTGCAGGACGCCCACCAGGGCCGCGGGGTGGCCTCGGCCCTGCTGGAGCACATCGCGGCGGCGGCCCGGGAGCGCGGGGTGCGCCGCTTCATCGCCGAGGTGCTGCCCGGCAACCGCCGGATGACCAAGGTGTTCACCGACGCCGGCTACACCCAGCGGCGCAGCTTCGTGGACGGCAGCTACCACCTGGAGCTGGACCTGGAGCCGACCGAGGCGCTGCGGCGGGTGATGCGTGACCGGGAGCACCACGCCGAGGCGCTGTCGGTGCAGCGGCTGCTGCACCCCTCCTCGGTGGCGGTGGTCGCCGGGGCGCGGCCGGGCGGCCCGGGCACCGGCCTCGGCCGGCTGCTGGCCGGCAACCTGGTGGCCGCCGGTTTCGCCGGGCCGGTCCACCTGGTCGGGCCGGGCGAGTCGACGGCCACGCTGGCCGAGGTGCCGGGCCGGATCGACCTGGCGGTGCTGGCCGTCCCCCTGGACGCGGCCCGGCCGCTGGTCGTCGAGTGCGGCGCCAAGGGGGTGCAGGGCATCGTCCTGCCGCTGCGCCCGCAGGAGTCGGGCGGCGGGCCGGCCGCCGGTGACGCCGCGGCCGGCCCGGGCGGTGCCGCCGGGGCGGCGGGGGGTGGGGGTGCGGTGGCCCCGGGGAGGCAGGCCCGGCAGCGGGCGCTCCAGCGTGACCTGGTCCGGCTCGCCCGCTCCCACGGCATGCGGGTGCTCGGCCCGGACGCCTTCGGCCTGGTCAACACCGATCCGGCGGTGCGGCTGAACGCCACCCCGGCCCGCGGGCTCCCGGCGCCCGGCGGGGTGGGCCTGTTCACCCAGTCGGCCGGCATCGGGGCCGCGCTGCTGGACGCCGCCACCCGCCGCGGGGTGGGGCTGAGCACCTTCGCGTCGGTCGGCAACCGGGTGGACGTCTCCGGCAACGACCTGCTGCAGTACTGGGCCGAGGACCCGGCGACCCGGGTGGTCGCCATGTACCTGGAGTCCTTCGGCAACCCGCGCAAGTTCACCCGGCTCGCCCGGCGGATCTCCCGCACCAAGCCGGTCGTCGTGGTGAAGGGGGCGCGGCACCTGGGCAGCGTGCCGGCCGGCCACGCCGTGCCGGCCCGACCGGTCCCCGAGGAGACCGTGACGGCGCTGTTCCGGCAGGCCGGCGTGGTGCGTGTGGACACCCTCACCCAGCTGCTGGACACCGTCGCCCTGCTGGTGTCCCAGCCGTTGCCGGACGGCGACCGGGTCGCCATCGTCGGCAACTCCGGGGCACTCGGCCTGATCGCCCGCGACGCCTGCCTGTCCGCGGGGCTGCGCCCGCTGCCGCCGGTGGAGCTGCCGACCGCGGCGGACCCGGACGTGGTCCGCGCGGCCGTCGCCCGGGCGCTGGAGGATCCGGCGGTGGACGCGGTGCTGGCGGTCGTCGCGCCGCCCTACGGCTGGGACGGCGGCGCCACCGGCGAGCCGGACGGCGACCACCGCCGCGGCGGAGGCGTCCCCGGGCCGGCCCCCGCCCCGGACCAGCGGATCCCCGACCACCGGGACGGGGGCCACCGGGACCCGGACCGGCCGGACCCGGATCCGGCCGGGGCGCTGCTGCGGGCCGTGCGCGGCGCCCGCGCGGACGCCCCCGGCGGGGCGCGGCGGCCGCTGCTGGTGGCCCGGGCCTGGACCACCGGCCCGCGCGAGGCGCCGGCTCCGGGCGAGGCTCCGGCTCCGGGCGAGGGGGGCGCCGCCCTCGCCCCGGTGTTCCCGGCGCCGGAGCGGGCGGTGCAGGCGCTGGCCGAGGCGGTGCGGCACGCGGCCTGGCGCCGCGAGGCCGAGCGGCCCGGCCAGGTGCCCCGGCTCGACGGCGTGGACGAACCGGCCGCCCGGGCCCTGGTGCGCTCCGTGCTCGCCGGCCTCGGTCCGGCCCCGGCGCCGGACCAGCCGGTGCGCCCGCACCGGGTCGACGACACCATCGCCGCGGGGCTGCTCGCCGCCTACGGAATCGAGCCGGGTGGCCCTCCGCGGCCGGACGCCGCCCGGCCCGGCGGCGGGCCGGAGGGCCGCCCGGCGGACGCGGCGGCGCCGGGGCGGGTGGACCTGCGGGTGGCCGCGACGGTGGATCCGGTCGCCGGCGAGGTGCTCTCCCTCGGCCTGTCCGGGCCGCTGGGGACCCTGCTCGGGGACGTCGGCCACCGGCTGCTGCCGGCCACCGAGCGGGACGTGGCGGCGCTGGTCAGGTCGGTGCGGGCCGCCCCGCTGCTGTTCGGCGAGGTGGGCGGGCCGCCGCTGGACGTGCCGGCGCTGAGCGACCTGCTGCTGCGGCTGGCCCGGCTGATGGAGGACCTGCCCGAGGTCACCGCCGTGGAGCTGGATCCGGTGCGGGTGGCCCGGCGCGGGGTGACCGTCGGCGGCGTCGTGGTGCGGGTCGCGCCGCCCCCCGCCCGGGCGGATCTCGGGCCCCGCACCCTGCCGCTGTTCTGA
- a CDS encoding VOC family protein, whose amino-acid sequence MSQAPPPRQQGTPCWVSLSTREPDAAEAFYGGLFGWTFAPGPKEVGDYRVALRDGKRVAGLAAVTGARRVPVVWTTYLAADSADEIAERIRECGGTVAVGPLDAGPHARTVLAADPQGSMLGVWEAHRMIGADVLGEPGSVVWSELVTRKTSDVLWFYERVFDLHAEPVPEEADHVHLVPPGGDTPVAGVHGSAEDFPDDGAPFWMVHFGTADTDASVHRAVELGGRVRTAPHDTPYGRRATVVDPAGVPFALIAR is encoded by the coding sequence ATGAGTCAGGCACCACCCCCGCGCCAGCAGGGCACCCCGTGCTGGGTGAGCCTCTCCACACGGGAACCGGACGCCGCCGAGGCCTTCTACGGCGGCCTGTTCGGCTGGACCTTCGCCCCCGGCCCGAAGGAGGTCGGGGACTACCGGGTCGCCCTGCGCGACGGCAAGCGGGTCGCCGGGCTCGCGGCCGTCACCGGCGCCCGACGGGTCCCCGTCGTGTGGACCACCTACCTGGCCGCGGACAGCGCGGACGAGATCGCCGAGCGCATCCGCGAGTGCGGCGGCACCGTCGCCGTCGGCCCGCTGGACGCCGGCCCGCACGCCCGCACGGTGCTGGCGGCCGACCCGCAGGGCTCGATGCTGGGCGTGTGGGAGGCCCACCGCATGATCGGCGCGGACGTGCTCGGCGAGCCCGGCAGCGTGGTGTGGAGCGAACTGGTGACCCGGAAGACCAGCGACGTGCTCTGGTTCTACGAGCGGGTCTTCGACCTGCACGCCGAACCGGTCCCCGAGGAGGCCGACCACGTCCACCTCGTTCCCCCCGGCGGCGACACCCCGGTGGCCGGAGTGCACGGCAGCGCGGAGGACTTCCCGGACGACGGGGCGCCGTTCTGGATGGTGCACTTCGGCACCGCCGACACCGACGCGTCGGTGCACCGCGCCGTCGAACTCGGCGGCCGGGTGCGCACCGCGCCGCACGACACCCCCTACGGCCGGCGGGCCACCGTCGTGGACCCGGCCGGCGTCCCCTTCGCGCTGATCGCCCGCTGA
- a CDS encoding DUF5998 family protein has product MAKTGITSQGLRAAIERSGYYPAVVADAVEDAVGGAPVRAYLVYQETTFESAELRRHVTVLVLAGSRLVVSHTDEHGADGSSPQPYATTLSESVALNQIKSISVNRMVADPAQHKPGALPCEVYLTVSWGTQHRIDLEPARCPDPNCEADHGYHGTAAGDDVQVRVSEAADGPEAVAEALDFARVLSTALAALD; this is encoded by the coding sequence ATGGCCAAGACCGGTATCACGTCCCAGGGGCTGCGCGCCGCGATCGAGCGCAGCGGCTACTACCCCGCGGTGGTCGCGGACGCGGTGGAGGACGCGGTCGGCGGCGCACCGGTCCGCGCATACCTCGTGTACCAGGAGACCACCTTCGAGTCCGCCGAGCTGCGCCGGCACGTCACCGTGCTGGTGCTGGCCGGCAGCCGGCTCGTGGTGAGCCACACCGACGAGCACGGCGCGGACGGTTCCTCGCCGCAGCCGTACGCCACCACCCTCAGCGAGTCCGTGGCGCTGAACCAGATCAAGTCGATCTCGGTCAACCGCATGGTGGCCGACCCGGCGCAGCACAAGCCCGGCGCGCTGCCCTGCGAGGTCTACCTCACGGTGTCCTGGGGCACCCAGCACCGCATCGACCTGGAGCCGGCGCGCTGCCCCGACCCCAACTGCGAGGCCGACCACGGCTACCACGGCACGGCCGCCGGCGACGACGTGCAGGTGCGGGTCAGCGAGGCGGCCGACGGCCCGGAGGCGGTGGCCGAGGCCCTGGACTTCGCGCGGGTGCTCTCCACCGCGCTCGCGGCGCTGGACTGA
- the sepH gene encoding septation protein SepH, whose protein sequence is MTSAGTTREVPMPELRVVAVSNDGTRLVLKAADNTEYTLPIDERLRAAVRNDRARLGQIEVESHLRPRDIQARIRAGATAEEVAQLAGISVERVRRFEGPVLAERAFMAERARKTPVRRHGESSGPQLGDAVAERLLLRGADRDSVQWDSWRHDDGTWQVTLSFLAGGEQHLATWTYDPPRRLVQASDDEARSLIGETLEAVEPSYPFVPRIARLPRVDRSVPRPDRSGERTAAGAVADPAREQVDLPDEDHDALTSLLDVVPGLRGEMAVPDGATEPVEYPETAEQPPAVGAGSAYADVLMPRSVSPHRERLVGTTDRQAEADGVLPGRRATVPSWDEIVFGSRRKNQD, encoded by the coding sequence GTGACGTCGGCAGGCACCACCCGGGAGGTCCCCATGCCCGAACTGCGTGTCGTGGCCGTCAGCAACGACGGCACACGGCTGGTGCTGAAGGCTGCCGACAACACGGAGTACACCCTCCCGATCGACGAGCGGCTGCGCGCCGCCGTCCGCAACGACCGCGCCCGGCTCGGCCAGATCGAGGTCGAGAGCCACCTCCGCCCCCGGGACATCCAGGCCCGGATACGAGCGGGCGCCACCGCCGAGGAGGTCGCGCAGCTCGCCGGCATCTCCGTGGAGCGGGTGCGGCGTTTCGAGGGGCCGGTCCTCGCCGAGCGCGCCTTCATGGCCGAGCGGGCCCGCAAGACGCCGGTCCGCCGGCACGGCGAGAGCAGCGGGCCCCAGCTGGGCGACGCGGTCGCCGAACGGCTGCTGCTGCGCGGCGCCGACCGGGACAGCGTGCAGTGGGACTCCTGGCGGCACGACGACGGCACCTGGCAGGTCACCCTGTCCTTCCTGGCCGGCGGCGAGCAGCACCTGGCGACCTGGACGTACGACCCGCCCCGGCGGCTGGTGCAGGCCAGCGACGACGAGGCGCGCTCCCTCATCGGGGAGACGCTGGAGGCCGTCGAGCCCAGCTACCCGTTCGTGCCGAGGATCGCCCGGCTGCCCCGGGTGGACCGCTCGGTTCCCCGGCCGGACCGCTCCGGCGAGCGGACCGCGGCCGGCGCCGTCGCGGACCCGGCGCGCGAGCAGGTCGACCTCCCGGACGAGGACCACGACGCGCTGACCAGCCTGCTCGACGTGGTGCCCGGGCTGCGCGGGGAGATGGCGGTGCCGGACGGCGCCACCGAACCGGTCGAGTACCCCGAGACGGCAGAGCAGCCGCCGGCGGTGGGCGCCGGCTCCGCCTACGCGGACGTGCTGATGCCGCGTTCGGTCAGCCCGCACCGGGAGCGCCTGGTCGGCACCACCGACCGGCAGGCCGAGGCGGACGGCGTCCTGCCCGGCCGCCGGGCCACCGTGCCGAGCTGGGACGAGATCGTCTTCGGTTCCCGCCGCAAGAACCAGGACTGA
- a CDS encoding sulfurtransferase encodes MQPLISVPELAADLASGVPDRVPVLLDVRWRLGAPPGEGAERHARGHLPGARFVDLDTEVCGPPGSAGRHPLPGAEAFAAAMRRAGVRAGADVVVYDDGGGSAAAARLWWTLRWFGHHSVRVLDGGLAAWEAAGQPLTAEPAPAAEGDFVAVPGGMPVLDADGAARLAAGRGLLLDARAPERYRGEVEPVDPVAGHVPGAINLPAGELLDPMGRVLPPETLVSRFVERVTAAGVPWELTVSAREESASIDAAPRGAGPDAADVARRSGAEPGGARPAPEAEPRVGAYCGSGVFAALEVLALRSAGVPAALYVGSWSEWTASGDRPVATGPERG; translated from the coding sequence ATGCAGCCGTTGATCTCCGTGCCGGAACTCGCCGCCGACCTCGCCTCGGGCGTGCCGGACCGCGTCCCCGTCCTGCTCGACGTGCGCTGGCGGCTCGGCGCTCCCCCCGGGGAGGGCGCCGAGCGCCACGCCCGCGGCCACCTGCCCGGTGCCCGGTTCGTCGACCTCGACACCGAGGTGTGCGGCCCGCCGGGGAGCGCCGGCCGGCACCCGCTGCCGGGGGCGGAGGCGTTCGCGGCGGCGATGCGGCGCGCCGGGGTGCGGGCCGGGGCGGACGTGGTGGTCTACGACGACGGCGGCGGTTCGGCGGCGGCCGCGCGGCTGTGGTGGACGCTGCGCTGGTTCGGCCACCACTCGGTGCGGGTGCTGGACGGCGGCCTCGCCGCCTGGGAGGCCGCCGGGCAGCCGCTCACCGCGGAGCCGGCGCCCGCCGCGGAGGGGGACTTCGTCGCCGTGCCGGGCGGGATGCCGGTGCTGGACGCGGACGGGGCGGCCCGGCTGGCCGCGGGCCGCGGGTTGCTGCTGGACGCCCGGGCCCCGGAGCGGTACCGGGGCGAGGTGGAGCCGGTGGACCCGGTGGCCGGGCACGTGCCGGGGGCGATCAACCTGCCGGCGGGGGAGCTGCTGGACCCGATGGGGCGGGTGCTGCCCCCGGAGACGCTGGTCAGCCGGTTCGTGGAGCGGGTGACGGCGGCCGGGGTGCCGTGGGAGCTGACGGTCTCCGCGCGGGAGGAGTCGGCCTCCATCGACGCCGCTCCCCGCGGCGCCGGCCCGGACGCGGCGGACGTGGCCCGCCGGTCGGGGGCGGAGCCGGGGGGTGCCCGGCCGGCGCCCGAGGCGGAGCCGCGGGTGGGGGCCTACTGCGGCTCGGGGGTGTTCGCCGCGCTGGAGGTGCTGGCGCTGCGGTCCGCGGGCGTGCCGGCCGCCCTGTACGTCGGGTCGTGGAGCGAGTGGACGGCGTCCGGGGACCGGCCGGTCGCCACCGGGCCCGAGCGGGGGTAG